DNA from Nomascus leucogenys isolate Asia chromosome 24, Asia_NLE_v1, whole genome shotgun sequence:
ctgtactccagcgtgggtgacagagcgagactccatccaaaaacaaaaaggaaacactggtccaggctgggggcggtggctgacacctgtaatcccagcactttgggaggccgaggcgggtggatcacctgaggttgggagttcgagaccagcatgaccaacatggagaaactccatctctactaaaaatacaaaattagccaggcatggtggcacatgcctgtaatcccagctactcgggaggctaaggcaggagaatcacttgaacccgggaggcagaggttgcagtgagctgagatcacaccattgcactccagcctgggcaacaaaagcgatactccatctcaaaaaaaagaaaatactggaccatcaagagttcgagaccagcctggccaacatggtgaaaccccacccctactaaaaatacaaaaattagccaggcatggtggcgggtgcctgtaatcccagctactcgggaggctgaggcaggagaatcacttgaacacaggaggcggaggttgcagtgagttgagcgcgccattgcaccccagcctaggtgggCCAGAGCCCGGCTGCCCCGGGGCCAGCAGTGCCTGGgtgcttgttggaaatgcagctCTCAACTCCTCCCTGCCCCAGTGCATCAGGACCTGCCTACAAAGCGATCCATCTGCACTTCAGTTTGAGAAGGCCTGGCCTAGAGGACAGTGGGTCTGGCTTGCTGGGCTGAGAGGCAGTACTGGGAACGATTCTTGGGGCCTCCTTGCCGACAATTGGGTGAAACCAGCAGATACGATTGTAGCATCTCTGAGCCCCCATTGCCTCCTTGTTTCTCTGCCCGTAGTAGAAGAATGTCTCTGAAATTACTGGATGAGTTTCAATCATACTTTCACATGGGCACAATTTCACATTCAAGCTCCTTATCCTaggctaattttatattatgttaaaTCACTTGTTTTTGTTCTCACAGCTTCCTGCCTGCTATAGGCATAATTACGAGGAAGCAGAACTTCTCCAGAAGCAAGCGCACATGCGTTCCAAAATAAGAGCAAATTCGCTCTAAACACAGGAAAAGACCTGAAGCTTTAATTAAGGAGTTAGATCCAACCCCAAAGCGCTTTTGTGGGCACTGATTGCTCCAGCTTCTGCGTCACTGTGTGAGGGAAGAGGATCCAGGCGTTAGACATGTATAGACACAAAAAACAGCTGGAGATTGGGCTTAAAATACCCACCAAGCTCCAAAGAAGAGACCCAAGTCCCCAAAACATTGATTTCAGGGCTGCCAGGAAGGAAGAGCAGCAGCAGGGTGGGAGAGAAGTTCCAGTCAGCCCACAAGATGCCGTTGCCCCCcggcctcctgctgctgctgctctccgGGGTCACGGCCACCGCTGCCCTGTCCCTGGAGGGCGGCCCCACTGGCCCAGACAGCGAGGTGAGTACAGCCCCGACGTGGCCACACGCTAGCCTACTCTGTCTTTTGTTGGCTTTTTGGCCTGcatggtgagtgtgtgtgtgtgtgcacgtgtgttgcAGTTCACAGCTTGGACAGGACACAGGGCTGAACTTTAGTGTTCTTGGCTGGCCCGAGGTACTGGGATGCCGTATTCAGACCACTGATCCTCAGTTACACATCCCAACCCATGAAGCCTGCTGGAAACCTGTGCAGCTCAAGCAGGGCCCTCCGTCGGGTGTCTGGAAAGGGGAAGCGAGTGTACCTGTCCACTGCAGGGCAGGCGTGGAGCTGTGACAGCCTTTCCAGAGCCTTCAGTTATACATAGCACAGGCTCCCACTGGCTCAGAGTAATTGGCATCATTACATTTTCCATTGTGAGAATTTGTAACTTCGTGAGGTGAttgttcttttttccattttgagaaAGTTCCAAGAAAGAGTATATAAAGTTGAGcattaaaaatggatttttctctaaaattatcaGATGAGTTTCAGGCAGGCCATTTATCAGCAgattactcccagaagctttctAAGGAATTTGAAAAACCAGAATATAACGTTTCAGTCCCATCGTCTCAGAAAGCAACTTGTGAACATCCAGGAATGTGGCCAAAGGTGGGAGAATGAGTAAATTAGCCTGATACAACTCGGGACTTCTCAGCTGCCAGTCACTGGGGGGAAAATGGCAGATTTCCTGACCTCTCCTAATTAAGGACCTTAGCAAAGAGTATGGAGCAAAACCACCAGGTTTTTTCCCTTGACTTAAAATGAccaacttttccttttctctaattaGAGCAATTTCTTTAAGGTATTCTCTTCACTTTCTCATCCTCGTCCTTTAAATGGAAGTGAGGCTTATTGctatggagcatcttttcattttaatattttctttctctcttctccaggGTAGtcttttagatctttttttttttttttaagtaaggagGAGATTGCATATCTTTGAATGCTTGCTGCCTGAGCCAGATTGCtgagttttctttcctttgccaTCTGCTTCTCTTTAAAAGCATATGCAGGAAGCGGCAGGAATAAGGAAAAGCAGCCTCCTGACTTTCCTCGCTTGGTGGTTTGAGTGGACCTCCCAGGCCAGTGCTGGGCCCCTCATAGGAGAGGAAGCCCGGGAGGTGGCCAGGCGACAGGAAGGCACAGCCCCCCAGCAATCCGCGCGCCGGGACAGAACGCCCTGCAGGAACTTCTTCTGGAAGACCTTCTCCTCCTGCAAATAAAACCTCACCCATGATTACTCACGCAAGTGTAATGACAGACctgaataaaatgtattaagCAGCAGTgatctttcctctcctccttcccaagtcatttgaaaagtgtttgttaTTTAAATTCCAATAATGCCCAATACTGACGTGTCTCGAGTAATTTGGAACCCAAAGTGAACATCTTTGACAAAGATTTTTTTGTGGTTTGACTGGACTGTGCTGAGTGCGGGCACTGGGCTTTCCTTCTGACGTTCCTTATGGTGCTGGGAAGCTCTgtctttgatttaaaataaaatagctaaagGCTACATAATTAAGAATTCAGAATAACATCTTATTTCAGCTTATGAATTGATATGAAttgtctaatttaaaaaatatttccctcacattaaaagcaaatttttaacaTCAGGCTCGAAGAGCAAAATGATTATTCCTCATGTTTtagctgaaattaattttaaaacttattaaacAGAAAACATGCTGACATGCCTATGAAACTTACACTCAAACTTGCTGTTACCTACCAGTTTTAATTAGTAGCTTAATGGGTTGCAATCTTTTCATGGATTATAGCTTCAGATTTGCTTTGGGAGGAATGAAGTCTacccacagaatttttttttttttttttttttttttttttttttttttttttttgagacagagtctagccgtcacccaggctggagcgctatggtgcagtctcagctcactgcaacttccgcctcccaggttcatgtgattctcctgcctcagcctcctgagtagctgggactacagcatgcgcctccatgcctggctaaattttttttttttttgagatggtgtttcgcttttgtcgcccaggctggagtgctatggcacggtctcagctcactgcaacttccacctccgaggttcaagtgactctcctgcctcagcctcccgagtagctgggattacaggcacgcaccaccacacctggctaatttttgtatttttagtagagacgggttttctccatgttggtcaggctggtctcgaactcctgacttcaggtgatccacctgccttggcctcagaaagtgctgggattaccagcgtgagccactgcgcccggccatgaagGTTTTTAGATGCTAAACTTTATTGGGAAAACCAGCAAAGGCTGGCTGGAGGACACGAGAATATTCTCTTCTCTGGACACCAGGGGAGCGGACCCCCTGAGAATGGCTGCTgaccattccattgttttctgcCGAGCTGAGCTCATATTCATAATTACTAGCTGAATAAAGTATGATGTGATGGAAGAGACAATAGTATCCACGTTTCAAAACACAGCAGCTTTGGGAGACCAGGAATTGGGTCAGTGCACTGGTGGAAGATGCCTGCCTGAAAGGCCAGCTAACCTTCCAgaactttgttgttttttttttaagatttttctagaAAGAAGCCATGCTtagtgtttttcagtttttaaattggggtcagcagggcgcggtggctcatgcctgtaatcccagcactgtgggaggtcgaggcaggcagatcgcttgaggccaggagtttgagaccagcctggccaacataatgaaaccccgtcttgactaaaaatacaaaaattacccaggtgtgatggtgcacgcctgtaatcccagctacttgggaggctgaggcacgagaatcacttgagcctgggaggcggaggttgtagtgagctgaggtcatgccactgtactccagcctgggtgacagaacgagactctgtctcaaaaataatagtaaaataagataaaataggggctgggcatggtggctcacacctgtaatcccagcaccttgggaggccgaggtgggtggatcacctgaggtcaggtgttcaagacc
Protein-coding regions in this window:
- the LOC100591911 gene encoding cortistatin — protein: MAGLLEMPPFTFKRVCCISQVTVLAVEIKASLFLLLKLDGRVPKVCIFFLLFQKILPKTLKCLQGLPGRKSSSRVGEKFQSAHKMPLPPGLLLLLLSGVTATAALSLEGGPTGPDSEHMQEAAGIRKSSLLTFLAWWFEWTSQASAGPLIGEEAREVARRQEGTAPQQSARRDRTPCRNFFWKTFSSCK